DNA sequence from the Nitrospiria bacterium genome:
CGCGGCGCACTGGGGCTCGTCGAAATGGCCGACGCATTCCGTGCAACGGTCGTACGAGATCACGTAGATCCCGTCTCCCACGCCGATGCCTTCGGTCACCTTGCATTCCTTGGCTTCCGACGCACTCCGGTTTTCATAGATCGCCTCATTGGGGCATTCGGGCAGACAGGCGCCGCAGTTGATGCAGTTATCGGCAATCAGTAATGACATAGGTTCTCCCCCTTCTCAGTAGTTGACGACTTATATTATCGTGCAATCGGTTTGTTACAGGAAGCATATTTTAGCGTACCCATTTAAACCGAGTCAATACAAAATTTGGTGATATTTATAGGGGCTCGCGTCGCCCCCTTCCCTATGTGGGGGCCCGTGCGGTCCGCCTCCGGCGGATGGCTCGCTAGCTATATCAGTATCCCCACGGGTTTGTTTGTGTAGATTAACCGTTTGCTGCTATCCGACCTGCCGGTGAAAAATGCGGCTGCTCAGCCCGATGCTGACGGCGTCGAAGACCAGAAGTACGGCCAGGACTTTTAGGATATCGGCCCAAAACCATCCGCCAAGGATCAACTCCCGGACCGCCTCGATGGCGTAGGTCATCGGATTTAATTGGGTGATGAAGGCCATCCAGCCGGGCATCGCGTGGCTCGGAACCAGGGCCGTGGAAAGAAAGATCAGGGGCAGCGTTAAAAACCCCATCAAGGCGAAGAAATTGCCGTGTCCCTTGATGGCGAAGGCCAGCGTGAGTGAAATGGCGATCAGCCCCAGGCCGAAAAGCAGGCCCACCAGCATGATAAAGGCCATGCCCAACACGCCGCTGCGGGGATAGACCCCGAACACGAGGAAGGCGACCAGGAGGATGACCAGGATCTGGACCGAGGTGATTCCCATGACGAAAATGAATCGGCTGTAGATGAGCGAATTGCGGCTGATCGGGGCCGAGAGCAAGCGCTCCAGGAAGCCGCTTTCCTTATCGAAGAGAAGGTCGACGCCGCCGGACAAGCCGCTGTTCAGAACCGTCATGATCACCACACCGGCCGTCAGAAAAGTGATATAGTTCGGGGCCTGGAAACCCGGGATCTGTGCGGTCTTCTGAAAAAGGTTCCCGAACAGGATCAGCCAGAACAACATCGGCTGGATCAGCCCGAAGACCATGCTGATCCGCTCCCTGGAAAGCCGCCTGACCGATCGCATCGTCAGTGCGAGCGTTTCTTGAAGAATCCATTTCATGAC
Encoded proteins:
- a CDS encoding 4Fe-4S dicluster domain-containing protein, which produces MSLLIADNCINCGACLPECPNEAIYENRSASEAKECKVTEGIGVGDGIYVISYDRCTECVGHFDEPQCAAVCPVDECCIPDPAVPESKEALLEKARKINPGKEIDPAKSWGKVRTGPMAGKFAGA
- a CDS encoding ABC transporter permease produces the protein MKWILQETLALTMRSVRRLSRERISMVFGLIQPMLFWLILFGNLFQKTAQIPGFQAPNYITFLTAGVVIMTVLNSGLSGGVDLLFDKESGFLERLLSAPISRNSLIYSRFIFVMGITSVQILVILLVAFLVFGVYPRSGVLGMAFIMLVGLLFGLGLIAISLTLAFAIKGHGNFFALMGFLTLPLIFLSTALVPSHAMPGWMAFITQLNPMTYAIEAVRELILGGWFWADILKVLAVLLVFDAVSIGLSSRIFHRQVG